From the Penaeus monodon isolate SGIC_2016 chromosome 3, NSTDA_Pmon_1, whole genome shotgun sequence genome, the window cctattcagttgatccatgcttgcagcaaggacgttgaagttacagagagttttacataccttggtaacgtagtccatatctctgggttgtcagactaagaagtcaatagacggattggtctagcaacaggagccatgaactcgatcaacaagagtatttggaggtgtcggtacctatgcagaaggaccaagttacgtgtcttcaaggccttgatactgccagttttgctctatggaagcgaaacctggacgctatccagtgtctttgagtctcgtcttgatgccttttgtatcaAGTTCCttggccggatcatggggtacagttggcaggaccatgtgtccaaccggcaattacaccgtgagactggcatgggacctgttacttgcataatccggaatcgccaactcaggcattatgggcacctaactcgtttccctgtggatgaccctgcccatcaggttgtctctttgcgagacaactctgggtggaggaggcctgtgggacgaccgaggaggtcatggcttgggtagctcgacgagacctgtcgcgaggagttagagatgggccgagggcccctcctggagacttgccatgagagaccctcgtggttggaaacgaaaggtggatgcggccatgcgcccccgtcggcgttagccccttgatgatgatgaaagatatatacacatatatacatgcatatatatatatatatatatatatatatatatatatatatatatatatatatatatatatatatatatatatatatatatatatatatatatatatatatatatatatataatatatagatagatagatagatagatagatagatagatagataatcgatagataaatagatgtgtatatatatgcatatatatacatatatatttatgtgcctaggtatgtattcatgtagctatgtgcatatatatatatatatatatatatatatatatatatatatatatatatatatatatatatatatatatgtgtgtgtgtgtgtgtgtgtgtgtgtgtgtgtgtgtgtgtgtgtgtgtgtgtgtgtgcgtgtgtgtgtataaatgtatatatatatatatatatatattataatatatatatatatatatatacatatataatatatatatacatagatgcacatagctacatgaatacatacctacgcacataaatatatatgtatatatgcatatatatacacatctatctatctattatctatctatcaatctatctatatatctatctatctatctatctatctatctatctatctattatctatctatatatatatatatatatattttttttttttttttttttttttttatgaggtttAATACATCTATAGAAAATGCCTTCTTTTCTAACTTATATTAAAGTCAATGTCAGAACAAAAATATTTTGCGCTTTCGTTGTAAATAATTAGCCACTTTTTGTTCATAGATTATGCAgcaatattaattatctatacaaAAAACTCAAATGTATAATTCAAAGAAATCGTTgtgttagagagggagagagagagaaaggaagagagagagagagagagagagagagagagagagagagagagagagagagagagagagagagagagagagagagagagagagagagagagaggagattaataCATTCATAGAAACTGTCCGGAAACCTAAATGCATAAATTTACAGGGTATTAAATTCAGACTGTTTGATTcaacacagaaagacaaatattTACAAGGTGTTTGATTATGCAATTACCTATATgctttgcgagagagagagagagagagagagagagagagagagagagagagagagagagagagagagagagaactaatgaTCTGTAACTGAGATCATTGAATTTTTGTTCTCACTTTCCGAAATCAAAAAGGTATTGCAAAAGGCCCTTATCTATATCCATCTTTCTAAGAAGAGCTAGATGACAATTAGAATATATGGGAAGgcaatgaaaagaaatatatatatatattttcatttgtaaaatatataaatagacagggaTGAATGTTACTTCCACAAATGCATACACTACTCTTTTCCAAGAGATATAACATTTCCCTCCATACCTTAACTTTATGCATGTATTAATTTATACAGAAATATTACACACACCTCGTGTTTATGTATGCTTTACCTGTAATTTTCCAAAGGAATGCTTGTATACTTTTCTCCATAACAAAAGTCTGAAATACCATTCCGTATCGAGGAAAAGAATGGAATAGTATATCAAATGTTTGCTAAATACTAAAACTTTAATCTATTAGAGAAGAACCAATAGCTGTTACACAGGGGTGAAAGTATCGAGAAAACACAGAGTCGTTAACATTGACTCGACACAAACTGATTCAGCGGCTGCACATCACGCATCCCTGAGGCGTAAGTTTAGCTATTCAAGGATTTCACGccaaggagggagagtgagggggttgcagtatatatagcatatgcacCTCTCGACAGCCATCAGTTTAAGCGATCTTTCAACGATGACTGCAAAGGTAACAAGCTCCGTAAAATGCCATGAAATAGTTTTCTTATCCCTACTACTGATTGCAGATCTGCTTTGACAGATCAGGTCAGGTGTGAAggacaattaattttttttactaatgttttAATTATTGTGCTTCAGTTTATCATTGCTGCTGCCCTGGTGGCCATGGCCCTTGGCCACCCTGAGGACACTCCAGGCTATGATTACTCAGCTCCTTCTTCGAATGCCAAATACGACTTCAACTACGCTGTCAAAGACGACTACTCCAGtaacgacttcggtcaccaggagGATCGCGATGGCTATGGTGCCCAGGGTTCCTACTACGTcctccttcccgacggtcgtctgcagaaggtcaCCTACTCCGTCAACGGCGACTCCGGCTTCGTGGccgaggtcagctacgagggAGAGGCCCAGTATCCCGCCGAACAGCCTTCCTACAAACCAACTCCTTCTTATGCCTAAATTAACCTTTCATGCGATATTGTGGTACTATTTATTGTAATTAACAATATGACATTCCtgtgaatagaaatatatatacggcATGTATGTTGCTTCCGCTTAAACCTCTCTTTAAGAAGACCTGGTATTTGAACTGAATCGCTAGAAAATTGATATTGCGGCAACATTGCCAAAGtagagaaagaaacggaaaaaatgccggaataaatgtatgtacacacacacacacacacacacacacacacacacacacacacacacacacacacacacatatatatatatatatatatatatatatatgtatatatatattagtatatatttgtgtatattatatatgtgtgtattatatatatatatatatatatatataaaatatatatatatatatatatatatatatatattttatacacacacacacatacatatgtaaatagatacatatatgcatacataagtacacacacacacacacaaccatattcattatataaatatatatatcaataagatagctattatatatatatatatatatattatatttatatattatatatatatatatatatatatatatatatattatatatatattatatataacataccatacatatgtaatatatatatataaatcatataaatcaataatatataaaaaaatatatatataatatatatatatatatataatatatatattgtgtgtgcgtgattatatgtattgtgtattgtatatattgatatattatatatatataatataatatattatatatatatatatatatatatatataaatatgaacacacacactcacacacacacacacacacacacatacacacacacatatacatatatatatatatatatatatatatatatatatatatatatgtacatatatatataaatatatatatatatatatatatatatatgtatatatatatatatatatatatatatatatatatatatatatatatatatatatatatgtgtgtgtgtgtgtgtgtgtgtgtgtgtgtgtgtttgtgtgtgtgtgtgtgtgtgtgtgtgtgtgtgtgtgtgtgtaaatatacatatatgcattgctCAAGTAAGCATTTTTGTGTAAGaataatatctatgtgtgtatatatatacacatacattctctctctctctctctctctatgtatatatatacatatttatatatacatacatatatatatatatatattatatatatatatatatatatatatatatatatataatatatataaaatatattagatacatatacatacacacacacacacaacacacacacacacacacacatatatttatccatctatctgtctatttatttatctatctatatataaatgtacacggGTAagcatttacataaacacacagtctctctctctctctctctctctcacacacacacacaaacacacacacacacacacacacacacacacacacacaaacacacacatacacacacataagcatacgcacacataatgtatctgtctatctgtataattgtgtgtatgaaaatacacacatttataagtaTGTAGGTATGGTTAATATCTTAATGTTAAAATAattgcatgctctctctctccctctctctctctctctctctctctctctctctctctctctctctctctctctctctctctctctctttctctctctctctctttttttttttttttttttttttttttttttttttttttttttacggtatatgACCGCCAGTACCAGTCTTTTACTTTATGCAAATATAAATGTTGGTTCTTCTGCGAATGAGGATAGTGGTTTGCGGTCCGTTCTACGTCAGTCATTAATGATGAACTTGACAGTGAACTCACCAAACCCTGCAATTTAAGTAAAATTAACAGATTTTATAGTCTTAAACTTTATGAGATTATAATAcgtaatactgtatatattcaaTGTTCTTCGTATGCTTATCAGTGTGGGTATTCATATTGCTCGTTGACtcgataataatatatgtgtatgtctgacaAAATAGAATATATGGAAGGGTAACTTGCATTACTTGTGTATACGCGACCATGGTCATTATGTACGCAGTTTGGGAAGAGTAAACGGAAACATATGTCGAAAGTGCTTAACAATGACACAGAAAGTGTGAGCGGTTGCGTGCCTTGCAACCGCAAGTAAAAAGAGCTATCACTTCCGATTATGACGTCATCCAGAAAGGTTAAGCTTTAAGTGTATATAACAGGTATATTTCCCGCCCAGTATGTCTGAAACTTCCAGTGAACATGCCTGTAAAGGTGATTATAGCATAGTATTTTggaagaaaagtaaacaaaattcaGTCAACGGCGATTCTGGCTTCGTGGCCGAAGTCAGCTACGAGGGAGAGGTCCAATACCCCGCTGAACAGCCTTCCTACAAGCCAATCCCTTCGTATTTCATGTATGGTCTATATTTAATTCGATACAAATAATGCATTGTTCTGAAACAGATCTTTTCTTGTCCTTTTGCCCCTCAGTTAAacgaactaataaaaaaaaaaaaaaaaatcttttcatactTCCGTTGATCCATTACTCCTATTCATTCTGAAATATAATCATTGTTGCTTGGTAGATTTATGCCTGTCTCTAAAGGAAGTAAGGGAGAAAAGCCAAGCATCCCACTATACAGCCTTCTGACAAGCCAATTCTCTCTAATACctagttttatttatatcatgtttatatgtttgtgtatgtatgtatacgcgtgtatttgtatgtgtgtgtgttcatgtatttgtacatacatacatacatacatacatacatatatatatatatatatatatatatatataatatatatatatatatatatatatatatataattatataatatattcatatatatataaatagatacacacacacacacacacacacacacacacacacacacacacacacacacacacatatatatatatatatatagtatataatatatatatatatatgtgtgtgtgtgtgtgtgtgtgtgtgtgtggtgtgtgtggtgtgtgtgcggtgtgtgtgtgtgtgtgtgtgtgtgtgtgagtgtgtgtgtgtatgtatatatttatatataatatataaaaaaaatgtgtatatataatatatatgtgtgtgagtgtgtgtgtgtgtgtgtttgtgtgtgtgtgtatacatatatgcaacatacatatacataattggtgtgtgtatgcatgcgtgtatgtatcgcgtgtatgtgtatgtgtgtggtgttcgtgtattgtacacatacacacacacacacacacgacacacacaccaatatagtatagatatatatatatatattatatcatatagtatagatttatatatatatgcagtatatagcatatatatatatatataaatactataatatatatatatatatatataatatataatatatataatagcatgtatatatatatatatatatactattatattatacatatatatctattaatagaatataaataatattatatatattatattatatatattattatatgtgtgtgtgtgatgttgtgtgtgtgtgtgtgtgtgtgtgtgtgtgtgtgtgtgtgtatacatatatacatacgcacatatctatctatctatctatctatctatacatgtattatatatatatatatatatatatatagatatatattatatagatatgtatatatatattatattaaattatatatatactatatacatatatatatactatatatatatatatgtgtgtgtgtgcgtgtgtgtgtgtgtgtgtgtgtgtgtgcgtttgtgtgtgtgtgtgtgtgtttgtggagtgtgtgtgtgtatgtatatatttatatataatatataaaaaaatgtgatatataatatatatgtgtgtgagtgtgtgtgtgtgtgtgtttgtgtgtgtgtgtatacatatatgcatacatacatatacataattgtgtgtgtgtatgcatgcgtgtatgtatgcgcgtgtatgtgtatgtgtgtgtgttcgtgtatttgtacacataacacacacacacacacacacacacacacatatatgttatatatatatatatatattatatatatatgcatgtttaatatatatatatatatatatataatatatatatatatatatatatatatataatataatatatatatatatatatatatatattatatattatatatatataatatatatatatttgtgtgtgtgtgtgttgtgtgtgtgtgtgtgtgtgtgtgtgtgtgtgtgtgtgtatacatatatacatacgcaatatctatctatatatatataatatatatatatatatatatattaaatatatatatactatatacatattatatacatata encodes:
- the LOC119589166 gene encoding cuticle protein 19-like; this encodes MTAKFIIAAALVAMALGHPEDTPGYDYSAPSSNAKYDFNYAVKDDYSSNDFGHQEDRDGYGAQGSYYVLLPDGRLQKVTYSVNGDSGFVAEVSYEGEAQYPAEQPSYKPTPSYA